One Punica granatum isolate Tunisia-2019 chromosome 3, ASM765513v2, whole genome shotgun sequence genomic window carries:
- the LOC116201694 gene encoding protein ROOT HAIR DEFECTIVE 3-like isoform X3, whose protein sequence is MGPQSSGKSTLLNHLFRTNFREMDAYRGRSQTTKGVWLAIAAGIEPLTLVMDLEGTDGRERGEDDTAFEKQSALFALAVSDIVLINMWCHDIGREQAANKPLLKTVFQVMMRLFSPRKTTLIFVIRDKTRTPLEALEPVLREDIQKVQTLEHFPCIAYLRLMMLCSFNMHLFLLLQIWDNVPKPPAHKETPLSEFFNVEVVALSSYEEKEEQFKEQVASLRERFFHSIAPGGLAGDRRGVVPASGFSFSAQQIWKVIKENKDLDLPAHKVMVATVRCEEIADEKFSSFTANEEWHQIEEAVQSGLVPGFGRKLSAILNSCLAGYESEAIYFDERVRTSKRKHLEEKLLQLVQPAFQLVLGHIRSGTVEHFKQAFDKALNAGEAFSSAARDCTRLYMVRFDEKCTDAVVEQANWDTSKVREKLKRDIEAHIAAVREAKLSEVTKTFEMKINEALSGPVEALLDEANDETWPAIRKLLQRETESAVSGFSSAVSGFELGEETMEKMISHLRDYARGAVEAKVKHEAGKVLSRMKDRFETLFNRDADSMPRVWTGKEDIRAITKTARSASLKLLSVMAAVRLDNEVDNIEKSLSLALLDSKSGSTVTDRSIISQGDPLASSTWEEVPPSKTLITPVQCKNLWRQFKAETEYSVAQAMAAQEAARRSNNWLPPPWAIVAMVVLGFNEFMTLLRNPLYLGVIFVGYLIIKAVWVQLDVSGEFRHGALPGILSLSNKFLPTIMNLLKKLAEAGQVPQTNDPPRNPAPGSKSFASRVGTSSSVSSTGSSAVFPEDATEYSSTSKED, encoded by the exons ATGGGTCCACAGAGTAGTG GGAAGAGCACACTACTAAATCATTTATTTCGTACCAACTTTAGAGAGATGGATGCTTATAGAGGAAG atctcaaaCAACCAAAGGTGTTTGGTTGGCAATAGCTGCAGGCATTGAACCTCTTACTCTAGTAATGGACTTGGAGGGTACTGATGGAAGAGAACGAGGAGAG GATGATACTGCATTTGAAAAGCAGAGTGCGCTTTTTGCCCTTGCCGTCTCTGATATAGTGCTCATAAACAT GTGGTGCCATGATATAGGCCGCGAACAAGCTGCAAATAAGCCCCTTTTAAAAACTGTTTTCCAG GTTATGATGCGATTGTTCAGTCCCCGCAAAACAACTCTGATATTTGTCATTCGAGATAAAACTAGG ACACCATTGGAAGCTCTGGAACCTGTATTGCGGGAAGATATTCAGAAGGTACAGACCTTGGAGCATTTCCCTTGTATTGCATACTTACGCTTAATGATGTTATGTTCATTTAACATGCATTTATTTCTTCTGCTGCAGATATGGGACAATGTTCCTAAGCCGCCAGCACACAAGGAGACTCCTCTAagtgaattttttaat GTAGAAGTTGTCGCTCTTTCTAGTTATGAAGAGAAGGAAGAGCAATTTAAAGAGCAG GTGGCAAGCCTACGAGAACGATTCTTTCATTCCATTGCACCGGGTGGCCTTGCAGGAGATCGACGAGGCGTAGTTCCTGCATCAGGATTTTCTTTCAGTGCCCAACAAATCTGGAAAGTCATTAAAGAGAATAAGGACTTAGACCTTCCGGCGCACAAG GTCATGGTAGCCACTGTGCGCTGTGAAGAAATTGCTGATGAAAAGTTCTCCAGTTTCACTGCAAACGAG GAGTGGCACCAAATTGAAGAAGCTGTGCAATCTGGACTCGTTCCTGGGTTTGGGAGGAAGCTTAGTGCAATTCTTAACAGTTGCTTAGCAGG GTATGAATCAGAAGCTATATATTTCGATGAAAGGGTCAGAACTTCAAAGAGAAAGCATCTTGAAGAAAAATTGCTGCAA CTTGTGCAACCTGCTTTTCAATTGGTTCTGGGACATATAAGGTCTGGGACTGTGGAACACTTCAAGCAGGCGTTTGACAAAGCCCTAAATGCAGGAGAAGCCTTTTCGTCAGCTGCTCGTGATTGCACTAGATTGTACATGGTTCGGTTTGATGAGAAATGCACAG ATGCTGTTGTTGAACAAGCAAACTGGGATACATCTAAGGTTAGGGAAAAACTTAAGCGTGATATAGAGGCCCATATTGCTGCTGTCCGTGAAGCCAAGCTCTCTGAAGTTACCAAAACATTCGAG ATGAAGATAAATGAGGCATTGTCAGGACCCGTGGAAGCTCTTTTAGATGAAGCAAATGATGAAACATGGCCTGCGATAAGAAAACTTCTTCAGCGTGAAACTGAATCTGCAGTATCTGGGTTCTCCAGTGCTGTCTCTGGCTTTGAATTGGGTGAAGAAACTATGGAGAAAATGATTTCTCATTTACGAGATTATGCAAGAGGTGCGGTTGAAGCAAAAGTAAAGCACGAAGCTGGAAAAGTTCTGAGCCGCATGAAAGACCG ATTTGAGACATTATTTAACCGTGATGCTGACTCGATGCCAAGAGTTTGGACCGGAAAGGAGGATATTCGGGCAATTACCAAAACTGCTCGCTCTGCT TCACTGAAGTTGCTGTCAGTAATGGCAGCAGTTCGACTAGACAATGAAGTCGACAATATTGAGAAGTCGTTATCTCTTGCTCTGTTGGATTCCAAAAGTGGCTCCACTGTTACTGATCGGAGTATAATATCTCAAGGAGACCCCCTTGCTTCCAGCACTTGGGAAGAG GTTCCACCATCGAAGACATTGATAACGCCAGTCCAGTGTAAAAATCTTTGGAGGCAATTTAAGGCTGAGACAGAGTACAGTGTCGCTCAGGCTATGGCCGCTCAG GAAGCTGCCCGGCGTAGTAACAACTGGCTGCCGCCACCATGGGCTATAGTTGCGATGGTCGTTCTCGGCTTCAATGAATTCATGACGCTTTTAAG AAATCCTCTTTACCTGGGCGTCATTTTCGTTGGGTATCTGATCATCAAAGCCGTCTGGGTGCAGCTAGATGTATCGGGCGAATTTCGGCATGGCGCT CTTCCCGGGATTTTATCCTTGTCGAACAAGTTCCTTCCAACTATCATGAACCTTCTCAAGAAACTTGCTGAGGCAGGACAGGTTCCCCAAACAAACGACCCTCCCAGGAATCCGGCACCTGGATCAAAGAGCTTTGCCAGCAGAGTAGGCACGAGCAGTAGTGTGTCTTCTACTGGTTCCTCTGCTGTCTTCCCAGAAGACGCAACCGAGTATTCCAGCACCTCAAAGGAAGATTAG
- the LOC116201694 gene encoding protein ROOT HAIR DEFECTIVE 3-like isoform X1 yields the protein MDKASECCTTQLIDGDGNFNVSGLENFINEVRLKECGLSYAVVSIMGPQSSGKSTLLNHLFRTNFREMDAYRGRSQTTKGVWLAIAAGIEPLTLVMDLEGTDGRERGEDDTAFEKQSALFALAVSDIVLINMWCHDIGREQAANKPLLKTVFQVMMRLFSPRKTTLIFVIRDKTRTPLEALEPVLREDIQKVQTLEHFPCIAYLRLMMLCSFNMHLFLLLQIWDNVPKPPAHKETPLSEFFNVEVVALSSYEEKEEQFKEQVASLRERFFHSIAPGGLAGDRRGVVPASGFSFSAQQIWKVIKENKDLDLPAHKVMVATVRCEEIADEKFSSFTANEEWHQIEEAVQSGLVPGFGRKLSAILNSCLAGYESEAIYFDERVRTSKRKHLEEKLLQLVQPAFQLVLGHIRSGTVEHFKQAFDKALNAGEAFSSAARDCTRLYMVRFDEKCTDAVVEQANWDTSKVREKLKRDIEAHIAAVREAKLSEVTKTFEMKINEALSGPVEALLDEANDETWPAIRKLLQRETESAVSGFSSAVSGFELGEETMEKMISHLRDYARGAVEAKVKHEAGKVLSRMKDRFETLFNRDADSMPRVWTGKEDIRAITKTARSASLKLLSVMAAVRLDNEVDNIEKSLSLALLDSKSGSTVTDRSIISQGDPLASSTWEEVPPSKTLITPVQCKNLWRQFKAETEYSVAQAMAAQEAARRSNNWLPPPWAIVAMVVLGFNEFMTLLRNPLYLGVIFVGYLIIKAVWVQLDVSGEFRHGALPGILSLSNKFLPTIMNLLKKLAEAGQVPQTNDPPRNPAPGSKSFASRVGTSSSVSSTGSSAVFPEDATEYSSTSKED from the exons ATGG ATAAGGCTAGTGAATGTTGCACCACTCAACTTATTGATGGAGATGGtaattttaatgtttctgGGCTTGAGAATTTTATCAACGAGGTCAGATTGAAGGAATGCGGCCTATCATATGCAGTAGTTTCCATCATGGGTCCACAGAGTAGTG GGAAGAGCACACTACTAAATCATTTATTTCGTACCAACTTTAGAGAGATGGATGCTTATAGAGGAAG atctcaaaCAACCAAAGGTGTTTGGTTGGCAATAGCTGCAGGCATTGAACCTCTTACTCTAGTAATGGACTTGGAGGGTACTGATGGAAGAGAACGAGGAGAG GATGATACTGCATTTGAAAAGCAGAGTGCGCTTTTTGCCCTTGCCGTCTCTGATATAGTGCTCATAAACAT GTGGTGCCATGATATAGGCCGCGAACAAGCTGCAAATAAGCCCCTTTTAAAAACTGTTTTCCAG GTTATGATGCGATTGTTCAGTCCCCGCAAAACAACTCTGATATTTGTCATTCGAGATAAAACTAGG ACACCATTGGAAGCTCTGGAACCTGTATTGCGGGAAGATATTCAGAAGGTACAGACCTTGGAGCATTTCCCTTGTATTGCATACTTACGCTTAATGATGTTATGTTCATTTAACATGCATTTATTTCTTCTGCTGCAGATATGGGACAATGTTCCTAAGCCGCCAGCACACAAGGAGACTCCTCTAagtgaattttttaat GTAGAAGTTGTCGCTCTTTCTAGTTATGAAGAGAAGGAAGAGCAATTTAAAGAGCAG GTGGCAAGCCTACGAGAACGATTCTTTCATTCCATTGCACCGGGTGGCCTTGCAGGAGATCGACGAGGCGTAGTTCCTGCATCAGGATTTTCTTTCAGTGCCCAACAAATCTGGAAAGTCATTAAAGAGAATAAGGACTTAGACCTTCCGGCGCACAAG GTCATGGTAGCCACTGTGCGCTGTGAAGAAATTGCTGATGAAAAGTTCTCCAGTTTCACTGCAAACGAG GAGTGGCACCAAATTGAAGAAGCTGTGCAATCTGGACTCGTTCCTGGGTTTGGGAGGAAGCTTAGTGCAATTCTTAACAGTTGCTTAGCAGG GTATGAATCAGAAGCTATATATTTCGATGAAAGGGTCAGAACTTCAAAGAGAAAGCATCTTGAAGAAAAATTGCTGCAA CTTGTGCAACCTGCTTTTCAATTGGTTCTGGGACATATAAGGTCTGGGACTGTGGAACACTTCAAGCAGGCGTTTGACAAAGCCCTAAATGCAGGAGAAGCCTTTTCGTCAGCTGCTCGTGATTGCACTAGATTGTACATGGTTCGGTTTGATGAGAAATGCACAG ATGCTGTTGTTGAACAAGCAAACTGGGATACATCTAAGGTTAGGGAAAAACTTAAGCGTGATATAGAGGCCCATATTGCTGCTGTCCGTGAAGCCAAGCTCTCTGAAGTTACCAAAACATTCGAG ATGAAGATAAATGAGGCATTGTCAGGACCCGTGGAAGCTCTTTTAGATGAAGCAAATGATGAAACATGGCCTGCGATAAGAAAACTTCTTCAGCGTGAAACTGAATCTGCAGTATCTGGGTTCTCCAGTGCTGTCTCTGGCTTTGAATTGGGTGAAGAAACTATGGAGAAAATGATTTCTCATTTACGAGATTATGCAAGAGGTGCGGTTGAAGCAAAAGTAAAGCACGAAGCTGGAAAAGTTCTGAGCCGCATGAAAGACCG ATTTGAGACATTATTTAACCGTGATGCTGACTCGATGCCAAGAGTTTGGACCGGAAAGGAGGATATTCGGGCAATTACCAAAACTGCTCGCTCTGCT TCACTGAAGTTGCTGTCAGTAATGGCAGCAGTTCGACTAGACAATGAAGTCGACAATATTGAGAAGTCGTTATCTCTTGCTCTGTTGGATTCCAAAAGTGGCTCCACTGTTACTGATCGGAGTATAATATCTCAAGGAGACCCCCTTGCTTCCAGCACTTGGGAAGAG GTTCCACCATCGAAGACATTGATAACGCCAGTCCAGTGTAAAAATCTTTGGAGGCAATTTAAGGCTGAGACAGAGTACAGTGTCGCTCAGGCTATGGCCGCTCAG GAAGCTGCCCGGCGTAGTAACAACTGGCTGCCGCCACCATGGGCTATAGTTGCGATGGTCGTTCTCGGCTTCAATGAATTCATGACGCTTTTAAG AAATCCTCTTTACCTGGGCGTCATTTTCGTTGGGTATCTGATCATCAAAGCCGTCTGGGTGCAGCTAGATGTATCGGGCGAATTTCGGCATGGCGCT CTTCCCGGGATTTTATCCTTGTCGAACAAGTTCCTTCCAACTATCATGAACCTTCTCAAGAAACTTGCTGAGGCAGGACAGGTTCCCCAAACAAACGACCCTCCCAGGAATCCGGCACCTGGATCAAAGAGCTTTGCCAGCAGAGTAGGCACGAGCAGTAGTGTGTCTTCTACTGGTTCCTCTGCTGTCTTCCCAGAAGACGCAACCGAGTATTCCAGCACCTCAAAGGAAGATTAG
- the LOC116201694 gene encoding protein ROOT HAIR DEFECTIVE 3-like isoform X2, with translation MDKASECCTTQLIDGDGNFNVSGLENFINEVRLKECGLSYAVVSIMGPQSSGKSTLLNHLFRTNFREMDAYRGRSQTTKGVWLAIAAGIEPLTLVMDLEGTDGRERGEDDTAFEKQSALFALAVSDIVLINMWCHDIGREQAANKPLLKTVFQVMMRLFSPRKTTLIFVIRDKTRTPLEALEPVLREDIQKIWDNVPKPPAHKETPLSEFFNVEVVALSSYEEKEEQFKEQVASLRERFFHSIAPGGLAGDRRGVVPASGFSFSAQQIWKVIKENKDLDLPAHKVMVATVRCEEIADEKFSSFTANEEWHQIEEAVQSGLVPGFGRKLSAILNSCLAGYESEAIYFDERVRTSKRKHLEEKLLQLVQPAFQLVLGHIRSGTVEHFKQAFDKALNAGEAFSSAARDCTRLYMVRFDEKCTDAVVEQANWDTSKVREKLKRDIEAHIAAVREAKLSEVTKTFEMKINEALSGPVEALLDEANDETWPAIRKLLQRETESAVSGFSSAVSGFELGEETMEKMISHLRDYARGAVEAKVKHEAGKVLSRMKDRFETLFNRDADSMPRVWTGKEDIRAITKTARSASLKLLSVMAAVRLDNEVDNIEKSLSLALLDSKSGSTVTDRSIISQGDPLASSTWEEVPPSKTLITPVQCKNLWRQFKAETEYSVAQAMAAQEAARRSNNWLPPPWAIVAMVVLGFNEFMTLLRNPLYLGVIFVGYLIIKAVWVQLDVSGEFRHGALPGILSLSNKFLPTIMNLLKKLAEAGQVPQTNDPPRNPAPGSKSFASRVGTSSSVSSTGSSAVFPEDATEYSSTSKED, from the exons ATGG ATAAGGCTAGTGAATGTTGCACCACTCAACTTATTGATGGAGATGGtaattttaatgtttctgGGCTTGAGAATTTTATCAACGAGGTCAGATTGAAGGAATGCGGCCTATCATATGCAGTAGTTTCCATCATGGGTCCACAGAGTAGTG GGAAGAGCACACTACTAAATCATTTATTTCGTACCAACTTTAGAGAGATGGATGCTTATAGAGGAAG atctcaaaCAACCAAAGGTGTTTGGTTGGCAATAGCTGCAGGCATTGAACCTCTTACTCTAGTAATGGACTTGGAGGGTACTGATGGAAGAGAACGAGGAGAG GATGATACTGCATTTGAAAAGCAGAGTGCGCTTTTTGCCCTTGCCGTCTCTGATATAGTGCTCATAAACAT GTGGTGCCATGATATAGGCCGCGAACAAGCTGCAAATAAGCCCCTTTTAAAAACTGTTTTCCAG GTTATGATGCGATTGTTCAGTCCCCGCAAAACAACTCTGATATTTGTCATTCGAGATAAAACTAGG ACACCATTGGAAGCTCTGGAACCTGTATTGCGGGAAGATATTCAGAAG ATATGGGACAATGTTCCTAAGCCGCCAGCACACAAGGAGACTCCTCTAagtgaattttttaat GTAGAAGTTGTCGCTCTTTCTAGTTATGAAGAGAAGGAAGAGCAATTTAAAGAGCAG GTGGCAAGCCTACGAGAACGATTCTTTCATTCCATTGCACCGGGTGGCCTTGCAGGAGATCGACGAGGCGTAGTTCCTGCATCAGGATTTTCTTTCAGTGCCCAACAAATCTGGAAAGTCATTAAAGAGAATAAGGACTTAGACCTTCCGGCGCACAAG GTCATGGTAGCCACTGTGCGCTGTGAAGAAATTGCTGATGAAAAGTTCTCCAGTTTCACTGCAAACGAG GAGTGGCACCAAATTGAAGAAGCTGTGCAATCTGGACTCGTTCCTGGGTTTGGGAGGAAGCTTAGTGCAATTCTTAACAGTTGCTTAGCAGG GTATGAATCAGAAGCTATATATTTCGATGAAAGGGTCAGAACTTCAAAGAGAAAGCATCTTGAAGAAAAATTGCTGCAA CTTGTGCAACCTGCTTTTCAATTGGTTCTGGGACATATAAGGTCTGGGACTGTGGAACACTTCAAGCAGGCGTTTGACAAAGCCCTAAATGCAGGAGAAGCCTTTTCGTCAGCTGCTCGTGATTGCACTAGATTGTACATGGTTCGGTTTGATGAGAAATGCACAG ATGCTGTTGTTGAACAAGCAAACTGGGATACATCTAAGGTTAGGGAAAAACTTAAGCGTGATATAGAGGCCCATATTGCTGCTGTCCGTGAAGCCAAGCTCTCTGAAGTTACCAAAACATTCGAG ATGAAGATAAATGAGGCATTGTCAGGACCCGTGGAAGCTCTTTTAGATGAAGCAAATGATGAAACATGGCCTGCGATAAGAAAACTTCTTCAGCGTGAAACTGAATCTGCAGTATCTGGGTTCTCCAGTGCTGTCTCTGGCTTTGAATTGGGTGAAGAAACTATGGAGAAAATGATTTCTCATTTACGAGATTATGCAAGAGGTGCGGTTGAAGCAAAAGTAAAGCACGAAGCTGGAAAAGTTCTGAGCCGCATGAAAGACCG ATTTGAGACATTATTTAACCGTGATGCTGACTCGATGCCAAGAGTTTGGACCGGAAAGGAGGATATTCGGGCAATTACCAAAACTGCTCGCTCTGCT TCACTGAAGTTGCTGTCAGTAATGGCAGCAGTTCGACTAGACAATGAAGTCGACAATATTGAGAAGTCGTTATCTCTTGCTCTGTTGGATTCCAAAAGTGGCTCCACTGTTACTGATCGGAGTATAATATCTCAAGGAGACCCCCTTGCTTCCAGCACTTGGGAAGAG GTTCCACCATCGAAGACATTGATAACGCCAGTCCAGTGTAAAAATCTTTGGAGGCAATTTAAGGCTGAGACAGAGTACAGTGTCGCTCAGGCTATGGCCGCTCAG GAAGCTGCCCGGCGTAGTAACAACTGGCTGCCGCCACCATGGGCTATAGTTGCGATGGTCGTTCTCGGCTTCAATGAATTCATGACGCTTTTAAG AAATCCTCTTTACCTGGGCGTCATTTTCGTTGGGTATCTGATCATCAAAGCCGTCTGGGTGCAGCTAGATGTATCGGGCGAATTTCGGCATGGCGCT CTTCCCGGGATTTTATCCTTGTCGAACAAGTTCCTTCCAACTATCATGAACCTTCTCAAGAAACTTGCTGAGGCAGGACAGGTTCCCCAAACAAACGACCCTCCCAGGAATCCGGCACCTGGATCAAAGAGCTTTGCCAGCAGAGTAGGCACGAGCAGTAGTGTGTCTTCTACTGGTTCCTCTGCTGTCTTCCCAGAAGACGCAACCGAGTATTCCAGCACCTCAAAGGAAGATTAG
- the LOC116201693 gene encoding receptor-like serine/threonine-protein kinase ALE2, with protein MGAMQLGLLVMQLCLVATALLVNGSADYHALSPASSPVHDARKRRGDLHNSPPTSGTSSSHKPMRPSGISVAPSISNEPAYRRNHFPANAPSIPFNKHHQSRNRIIDSSPRSSVFPPHIHHRLRGPFHSPFHSHWGHRSAQAPAPSPQIIPNRFNEPALSPAFSPSGLVTKAKAPPLSPILSLPPPPPNEDCASMTCTEPMTYTPPGSPCGCVWPIQVELRLGVALYTFFPLVSKLAKEIASSILLDRSEVRIMGADSVSHQQLEKTIVLINLVPRGLKFEYSVAFSIYEKFWRKEILIKSSQFGDYEVLYVHYPGLPPSPPLLPSGASISGSLPYSGSQSNRQPIKPLGVKVPRQRKHHNLARITITVIVLSSFSALIVCTVVVLLLKRKAHAPSSKDPQLYSPAKPSGAAASVVDKSVPASASVSFRSNSMAYMGAAKIFSLSNIENATSSFDASRILGEGGFGVVYSGKLNNSQEVAVKVLKREDQHGTREFLAEVEMLSRLHHRNLVKLIGICTDERVRCLIYELIPNGSVESHLHGADKEKSPLDWGARMKIALGAARGLAYLHEDSNPRVIHRDFKSSNILLEHDFTPKLSDFGLARAAQDEGNRQVSTQVMGTFGYLAPEYAMTGHLLVKSDVYSYGVVLLELLTGRKPVDLSQPQGQENLVSWARPLLTSEEGLETIADPLLKLSDDVLLDGLAKVAAIASMCVQPEASHRPFMGEVVQALKLVCSEFDETKGLIGRGSFRQLPEIPDLKGNPGNYEISGEIFKNPPESDPPQYSFGSDHEARLGLSDLGGKAGFRGEGFWDISSHFSSGPLRMGKRRKFWQRLKSLSRSSMSEHDFSLKLWPESF; from the exons ATGGGTGCAATGCAGTTGGGCTTGCTGGTCATGCAGCTGTGCCTGGTTGCCACTGCATTGCTGGTTAATGGATCTGCGG ACTACCATGCTCTGTCTCCTGCTTCAAGTCCTGTCCACGATGCGAGGAAAAGACGTGGAGATCTTCATAACAGTCCACCAACAAGCGGCA CCTCAAGTTCACATAAGCCAATGAGGCCTTCAGGTATCTCAGTTGCACCTTCGATATCGAACGAACCAGCATATCGGAGGAATCACTTTCCTGCAAATGCTCCCTCGATCCCATTTAATAAGCACCATCAGTCTAGAAACCGAATCATCGATTCTTCTCCGAGATCCTCTGTCTTTCCACCACATATTCACCACCGACTAAGAG GTCCTTTCCACTCCCCTTTCCATTCTCACTGGGGCCATCGCAGTGCACAAGCACCTGCCCCATCACCGCAAATAATTCCGAACCGTTTCAATG AGCCAGCTCTTTCGCCCGCATTCTCCCCTTCAGGTCTAGTGACGAAAGCGAAGGCTCCTCCTCTGTCACCTATATTGTCTCTTCCACCCCCACCACCTAATGAAG ATTGTGCATCAATGACCTGCACTGAGCCGATGACTTACACTCCTCCTGGGTCACCATGTGGCTGCGTGTGGCCAATTCAGGTCGAGCTTCGCCTCGGGGTGGCACTCTACACATTCTTCCCGTTAGTTTCCAAGCTTGCAAAGGAGATTGCATCAAGCATTTTGCTTGATCGTAGCGAAGTTCGGATCATGGGAGCGGACTCAGTGAGCCACCAACAGCTTGAGAAAACAATTGTCCTGATAAACTTGGTTCCTAGAGGATTGAAGTTTGAATATTCCGTCGCATTTTCTATCTACGAGAAGTTCTGGCGCAAAGAGATTCTAATAAAATCATCCCAATTTGGAGATTACGAAGTTTTATATGTCCACTATCCAG GTCTTCCACCATCTCCACCTTTATTGCCTTCTGGTGCATCGATCTCGGGCAGTCTACCGTACTCGGGAAGTCAAAGCAACAGACAGCCCATAAAACCGTTGGGAGTTAAAGTTCCGAGACAGAGGAAACATCACAATCTTGCTAGAATCACAATAACTGTCATTGTTCTCTCATCTTTCTCGGCACTAATTGTGTGTACAGTCGTAGTATTACTCTTGAAGCGTAAAGCTCATGCTCCTTCATCAAAAGACCCTCAGCTATATTCCCCCGCTAAACCTTCAG GAGCTGCGGCTTCTGTAGTGGACAAGAGTGTTCCTGCTTCGGCTTCAGTATCTTTCCGATCAAATAGCATGGCTTACATGGGAGCTGCCAAGATCTTCAGCCTGAGCAACATAGAGAATGCCACCAGCAGTTTTGACGCGTCAAGGATCCTTGGCGAAGGAGGTTTTGGGGTCGTTTACAGcggaaaattaaataattcaCAGGAAGTGGCAGTGAAAGTTCTGAAGAGGGAAGATCAGCATGGGACCCGGGAATTTCTGGCAGAGGTCGAAATGCTGAGCCGCCTTCACCATAGGAATCTAGTTAAACTTATTGGAATATGCACAGATGAACGTGTCCGCTGCTTGATTTATGAACTGATCCCAAACGGAAGTGTTGAGTCCCACTTACATG GAGCTGACAAGGAAAAGTCTCCACTCGATTGGGGTGCTAGGATGAAGATTGCTCTTGGGGCAGCTCGGGGTTTGGCGTACTTGCACGAGGACTCGAATCCACGGGTTATACATCGAGACTTCAAATCGAGCAACATATTGTTGGAGCATGATTTTACCCCAAAGCTATCGGACTTTGGGTTGGCTAGGGCCGCACAGGACGAGGGGAACAGACAAGTTTCGACACAAGTCATGGGAACTTTCGG TTACTTGGCACCAGAATACGCGATGACGGGCCACCTCCTCGtgaagagcgatgtatacagCTATGGTGTGGTCTTGCTTGAGCTCCTGACCGGAAGGAAACCCGTGGACCTGTCCCAGCCCCAGGGACAGGAGAACCTAGTCTCATGGGCCCGTCCCTTGCTCACGAGCGAGGAGGGCCTGGAGACTATTGCTGACCCGTTGCTGAAGCTGTCTGATGATGTCTTGCTTGACGGCTTGGCAAAGGTGGCAGCAATAGCCTCAATGTGCGTGCAGCCTGAGGCGTCTCACCGCCCCTTCATGGGTGAAGTCGTGCAGGCACTGAAGCTTGTCTGCAGTGAGTTTGATGAGACCAAAGGATTGATAGGCCGCGGAAGCTTCAGGCAGCTACCGGAGATTCCTGACTTAAAGGGAAATCCCGGAAACTACGAGATTTCTGGTGAGATCTTTAAGAATCCTCCAGAGAGCGATCCTCCTCAGTATTCCTTTGGCTCTGATCACGAGGCCCGACTAGGATTATCGGATCTAGGCGGGAAAGCCGGGTTCAGGGGCGAGGGGTTTTGGGATATCTCGAGCCATTTTAGCTCGGGGCCACTGAGGATGGGGAAGAGGAGGAAGTTTTGGCAGAGGCTCAAGAGTTTGTCTAGAAGCAGCATGAGCGAGCACGATTTCTCATTGAAGTTATGGCCTGAATCCTTTTGA